In a genomic window of Vigna angularis cultivar LongXiaoDou No.4 chromosome 6, ASM1680809v1, whole genome shotgun sequence:
- the LOC108341915 gene encoding dof zinc finger protein DOF2.5, with amino-acid sequence MEEIGPNSCARPSSEKKAKPQEQLNCPRCSSTNTKFCYYNNYSLTQPRYFCKTCRRYWTEGGSLRNVPVGGGSRKNKKATLSKVPDLNPPVSAISSQNPKMQGVHDLNLAFPAAIDKYHGMSPYAEMPKLEIGGDNTSHHHSPSSAPTSLSPTYGMLPRGLNPYAPNSFMPNSDSLYTPIYPMQEIKPNLSFSVDGFGNRAHGVQENGGGGRLLFPFGDIKHLSAGVEVEHNKEQGNNPTGYWTGIIGDGSSW; translated from the coding sequence ATGGAAGAAATAGGTCCCAATTCATGCGCAAGGCCATCGTCAGAGAAGAAAGCAAAACCACAAGAGCAATTGAATTGTCCAAGGTGCAGTTCAACGAACACAAAGTTCTGCTATTACAACAATTACAGCCTCACACAGCCAAGATATTTCTGCAAGACATGTAGAAGGTATTGGACAGAAGGTGGTTCTCTCAGAAACGTCCCCGTTGGAGGTGGCTCCAGGAAGAACAAGAAGGCCACCTTATCAAAGGTTCCTGACTTGAATCCACCAGTCTCGGCTATTTCTtcccaaaaccctaaaatgcAAGGAGTCCATGATCTTAATTTGGCTTTTCCTGCAGCTATTGACAAGTATCATGGCATGTCCCCATATGCTGAGATGCCGAAACTTGAAATTGGTGGTGACAATACCAGTCACCACCATAGCCCTTCTTCTGCTCCAACTTCTCTTTCACCGACATATGGCATGTTGCCTAGGGGTTTGAATCCTTATGCTCCTAATTCCTTCATGCCAAACTCAGATTCACTTTACACACCGATCTATCCCATGCAAGAAATTAAACCAAACCTTAGCTTTTCAGTTGATGGGTTTGGAAATAGAGCACACGGGGTTCAAGAGAACGGTGGCGGCGGGAGGCTTTTGTTCCCTTTCGGAGACATCAAGCACCTTTCTGCAGGTGTTGAAGTTGAACACAATAAAGAACAAGGAAATAAT